The DNA sequence acgaaagaggaagaaatataGGGTTCGGGAAACAAAACATAGATGCATATAAACAAGATTGAGTAAATAAATTACCATGTTCATAGCCCATTTTTCCTCGTTTTGCGTTTGGGAGTTCCAGAACTCCTTCACCTTCTCCAGGGAGATGGAAGATTTTGCCATTGAAGCTCGCTCTCTTCGGCCTCTAGGGTTAGAAACTGAAAaagggttttaggcttttagtGGTTTCTCCTCTTGGCTCCTGGGGCGGAAGTAATTGACAATTAACAATTTCCACCGAAGAAGGGCATTCCTTCGTTTAGTATGACTGGGCTTCCACTAGGCCCGTTTTGGGTTCACAAATCCAACTCCACAAACTAAAAGGATCCTACCATTATATTATTCTAGATCCTCTTATAATTAATGTATCGCACAAGCAAAACTGTTTTGAGTTATAACTTTTTCATGTCAATACTTTTTAATAACAATAACGACAACCAAAAACAagtcagccttatcccaacttaatggggttggctatatgAATTAGggcaaaaacaaaataagagaaaaaagagagcaaaagaaagaacaatGAAAGCAAATGAGGTCGTACTCGGAACAATCtctagactatgcatgtcattcctcacaattTCTCATATGGTTATCTTAGGACTGACCCTAGCTCTTTTTACTCCATCAATTAGAATCAGATAATTCCTCTTCATTGGGGTATTTgtaggcctctgttgaacatagTCATACAACTTCAAACGATTTTTGcagagcttgtcattgatcaaTAAACTCTTAACTCAATCAAATCATTCTAGTTTtgtcacacatccatcttaacatcttcatctctgctATACATAGCTTATCTATGTGAACACTTCTTAACCATCCAATATTCCACCCCATACATCATCGTCAATCACTGTAGACACCAAACTTTTTCACCCACCCTGACAATGATGACAAGCAGGGAATGATCCGGCCACTGGCAGCAACTCAAGACCCAATAGGCAGCCAGAAACCCTAGTCCAATCCTAAACCCGACGATGGCCCGAATCaacttaaaaccctaatacaGCCCAAAACCTTAATCAGGCCTAGGGCCAATTTCGGACCAAGTCTCATGGCATATGATACtaacatgttatatattgacaaATCAATTCTAATTACTCCCTGATAGTGCAGGAACGCATGAATAAAGATTGCCAGAAAAACCCCAACTTGCAAAAGGGTAAAAGACCCCTCTTTGCTATTCTTGATTTTTACGAATGAAAAATGAGCTCAAAACCCATGCCATTAGATGTGCTCAAAAGgacgattctgatgatatatcgCACGCGAAAACTGGGCCACTGGATCACTCAGAATCGCTCCTGGAAGTCAGAACAACGATTGATTGACATATTCTGCCCAAGATTCTTCTCAAGCCCGCCaatttttcttgccaaaaatgGCTCAAAATTGGCCTTACACATGGAAAATTGGttttttaggaaagaaaattagtCAAGCCTCCgaaaaattaccatttttgGATGGTGGACCTACCAAAATCTTACCACTTTTGGCAGGCCTGCCAAAGTGAGCCCGGGACACCAATAAATAGTGTTTCTTTTTACAAGGAAggtggggaaagaaaaaaagataaaaggagtgcaagaagagaagaagaggagatacAGAAAGAAAATGCAGAgagaaaaatagtaaaaagGGTGGAGAAACTCCTCCATTTTTTGTCCTCGAGAAGCGTGCTGGGATCTTGAAATATCACCAAAGGCCTAGACTCTCCAAAGAAGAGAACAAGTAGCTGAGATCATTCTCACCCGAGTTTGGAGTCTCACTAGAGTCACCAACACATCAACTGAGGTCCACCCCACTTGACCAGAAATAAGGATCAAAGtcaggtatgatttcttaatAGAGtaggcataatgtagacattttCTTTGATATAGTGCCTACATAATGTTGTAGATTGAATATGTAATCATACATGTAGGTTAGGATATATAAGGGTAGTACTCAAATTTatgcatctaataggaagactagTCTAACTGGGTGAAGTGGCTGCCTAACACAttcccaacttcataacctGGCTCTTATCCTATTCTCTAGACCAAACCGAGTCAATCTCGGGTCCATTCCTATAGAACGAGCCACACCTCaagtcctaggccctaaccctgggtggcgactccaaatgtTTATGATTCACAATCCTCCGTATTGACCATTATGTTATTATTGAAAGAAACCACTCAACAAAGAGGGAATGAGCTATTCATAAAATAGGTCCCCGCGTATCAACCCAAGCGGTGATACAGCGGCATGAGGCCATTGGATGTGCTCGCGCCAGCGATGACCTTTAAAAGTCGCACAACAGGAATTTTTCCTTAAACTTTAAAGGAATACTTCAGGCACACAAAACTCTGGATGGACCTCTCCACTTCATGCAACacactttaattctctatgaaacatcattctctatgtcAACTTCCTTTTTTATGGTTGACTCTAGAtttctaaaatagtcactttgcagaatctctctctcctcaattttcatcGTACCAATGTTCATCATAgagtaactaaagttacacctcatatactctgtcttcaATCTACTAATCATAAAACTTCTTGTTTCCAAGGTTTATCTCCATAGATCCAACTTAGCATTAATCCCTAATTTTTCTCATTCACTAAAAtgatatcatcagcaaagagtatgCACCAAGGGATCTCGTCTAGAATGCTCTTGGTTAACTCATTCATGATAACCATAAACAAATAGGGGTATAAGGTTGATCCCTAATGTAACTTAATAGTAATTGAAGAAATTTCATGCCTTGACCTCCCgcagatctcacactagtcatcATGCCCTCTCATACATATCcttaattatatttatatatgtatttaaCACCCCTCTTTTTACTAGGAAATGTCAGATTAAATCTCCAGGGACTCTGTCATATGTTTTCCCTAAGTAATAAAGATCATGTGAAGATCCTTCTAATGGACTCTATAACTTTTCATAAACCTCCTCAATAGTAAATATACTCTATCATGGATCTAGTCTTGCATAAATTAAATTGATTTTTCGAGATAGGAATCTCTCTTCTCAACCGGGCTTCAATAACTTTTTCCCGTAATTTTAAAGTATGACTCATTAGctttatgcttctatagttattgcaggcATAAATATCACATTTATTTATTGTAAAACAGGACTATAATGCTTCACCTCCATTCATCTGAcattttctttgtgatcataatcttgttaaacaaatTGGTTAACTAAAATACTCCACAAACTCCTaggctcttccacacttctaatGAGATCTCAATTGGGCCAAATGTCTTGCTTacttcatctttcttaaggATTTTTCtacttcaacttttcatatatatttatatcataAGGTGTAATGATGAATAGCGCTTTCTTTCAGCTCATTCCTACTTAGGCTATATAGGTACAACAACCGACTGCGTGCCTTACATCGTCACATCGCCACTTTTAGAAAtgcgtgggggcctatttcgcagtGCTTTTCACCTTATCTCCCTTTTTTTAGGGGACTTAATGTTTTAATAGGTATTGATATCTACCATGGTACACTATTGACAAACATGGGGATGGGAAAATATGATATTTGGAGTCTCCACGTAGGATAATGGCCTAAGACCTGGTTGGTGAGCCCAATCCTTAAAGAAAGGGCTAGAGAATTGGTTTCATCTAGAGATAAAGGTAATTGTCAGATTACAGAGGTGGAAAAGTTTAGGTACCCACTTTGCCCGGTTAAGCAggtctttctactagatgcttgattGAGACTACAAGCACACGGGTCATGTGTAGTTACAGGTCGATCACATGGAGGTgagctctatgaaaaattcagttCCAGTTTAGGCAGAATGTATTAACTAATGGGGTGTTATAAATTAAAGTAAACTAAACTAACAATGGTGAAAGACAAGAATTAACTGCGGAGTTAAATTAAATATGCAATAATAAAGTGGACCTAAGATTAAAATTAGAATGAATTAATGAACCTAAAATTATGTAAGCACTAGAGAAGTGTGAAATTATGATGTGGGGAAGCACTTAGGAATTAGAATTTACCATGAGATTTAAGAACAATCTACAAACAATCTAGCCCTATATCACATGCTTGAATAGGTTAATAGGAAATACggatttttaaatctaatatGTCCCATGATTCAACACATACATAGCATTAGATCATAAGCAAGACCGTATTGGAAGTTAGCAATTACGCATACAAAAGGTAATCAATGACATACATAATTGTGACTTTGCAATATGGTTTTGGTTACATAGAATTAAGACAGCGGGCATCAATTGCTTATAAATTGCTCTTCATCTCATGGTTTCATTCAATCCCTAAGTTGCAGGATTTAGTTAACCATGGGGatgagaaaagataaagaacaaCTAGAAGATTGACAAGACATTATATGaaattaaatctgaaattaaaaagaaaataaaaagaagtacTTTACTCAATATGTACTGCAAAATCCAAGCTTAAGAAATTTAAACTTCGAACTTCAacttaaatttcaatttcaatcttTGCTTACAActcatgagaaaaaaaaatctaataagaAAAAGCTATCTAAAAATTTTGTGCTCCTTAATTTGTGATTTAGGTCCCTATATATAGGCTAAGGAAGGTGTGTTAGAAGTAATTTAGGAATAGGAGAGATACTTATAAGATAAGAAAGTGGAGAGTTAGAAACCAAGtagaaaagagaaagatacttgtaaaagaaatagagaaaggaAGAATGAAACCAAGAGGCAATAGGATTTGGAAATAGAGAGTTACACAtcaggagagaggagagaagagagagattatatagttaatttttaaaaattctaaaattgaaCTTAAATTCTAACTTAGCTCAAAACGGTTTTTGGGCTATATCTCTCTATCCTGACTCCGGATTGACTCGAACCAAGAATTAAAGATGCATCAGTTTAAATTCCGAATGCAACGAACCCAATATCCAATATGTTCTGACAAACTCATCATCTTACAAAATTACCATTATGCCCCCTACACTTGCGCAAGTCCTCACATATCCAATTCTTCTTTGTTACTCAATTTTGGTCAAACTtcaaaattgaggtgaaattccTCATTTGCTCTTGATTGCTTTAGTGAAACTTCTTGCCATCTTGCCTTTGATCACATGTGAATTGATCTATGGGTAAATCGGTATCTAGATTGCATTGGATCCTCCCATTTAACATATTTTATGCGCATGATCCTATAACATacaaatatgagaaaatcacattatgtAGTCACTTTTATCATCATTACAGAATCAAAATGCTCAATTAAAACAGTCATAGATGTATAAAATATGGCTTAATTGATGCTTAAAGAATGAacattctcttaaaaaaaaaaacactctcaATTAATCCGACAGTATGCATGGTTATATTATGGTTATACTACTATCTACACTATTGCATACAAattaaaaatctatattttgtcTATTGAATTGAAAGATTATACATGatcttgacccctatttcgggtcaaaatGGAAGGGACCCTTTTGCTATGGTTATAAACTTTACTAGTTTATTCCCTTGACCTAGGCGAAGGTGTTCGACCTTTGGCTTTCCTTCTTTGAAAGATTCAAATTTCTTATGACCTTTTcggattttcaaaaaatttggaAGAATTTGGAGCTTCCAAAAGGCATTTTGAGGCTTCCTAAAGCTTCATAAGGATTTTGAgagtttttgggattttttgggttttagcATGCACATTGAAGTAGGGGAATCTTGGGGAATTTGATGGAATCTTAGGCTTAGAGGGCtctaaagaggagggagaggaaagaggaagatACCATAGGAATTTAGGACCCTTGGAATATCTTGGGAAATGGGTCAAGCCTTAGAAGTGGAAATGGGTCCATTTACAGGGGAATGGGACCCAGGGTAATTTTGGAAAAGGGAGACTGGCAGCTCCACCA is a window from the Macadamia integrifolia cultivar HAES 741 chromosome 5, SCU_Mint_v3, whole genome shotgun sequence genome containing:
- the LOC122079075 gene encoding mitochondrial import receptor subunit TOM5 homolog codes for the protein MAKSSISLEKVKEFWNSQTQNEEKWAMNMKLLRAAGLFAGSIFLMRNFGDLMAV